The following proteins are encoded in a genomic region of Candidatus Omnitrophota bacterium:
- a CDS encoding uracil-DNA glycosylase codes for MESGLKDVIDSIRSYLELEKESGFKECFFRPGSDTGMGQGVLTDDLAALKKEVMACAQCGLSVTRHNVVFGSGNPKADLMFIGEAPGRDEDIQGLPFVGRAGQLLTKIIEAMGLKRQDVYIANILKCRPPDNRAPLPAEILACEENVKRQVGIIKPKVICTLGKFASQTLLKTETPISALRGKFQEYEGIKVMPTFHPAYLLRNPNDKKLVWEDMKKVLREL; via the coding sequence ATGGAGAGCGGATTAAAAGACGTAATAGATTCTATCAGGTCATACCTTGAGCTTGAGAAGGAGTCCGGTTTTAAAGAATGTTTTTTCAGACCCGGTTCGGACACAGGTATGGGTCAAGGCGTCCTAACAGATGATCTTGCGGCACTGAAGAAAGAGGTCATGGCTTGCGCTCAGTGCGGCCTGTCAGTGACGCGGCACAATGTAGTCTTCGGCTCCGGTAACCCTAAGGCAGACCTGATGTTCATAGGAGAAGCTCCGGGGCGAGATGAGGATATCCAGGGGCTTCCATTTGTGGGACGCGCGGGCCAGCTCCTGACCAAGATAATAGAGGCTATGGGGTTGAAAAGGCAGGATGTTTATATAGCGAATATATTGAAATGCCGCCCTCCCGATAACCGCGCGCCTCTTCCGGCGGAGATACTCGCCTGCGAGGAGAACGTCAAGCGTCAGGTCGGGATAATAAAACCGAAAGTTATATGCACATTGGGGAAATTCGCGAGCCAGACGCTTCTCAAGACTGAAACACCCATTTCCGCGTTGCGGGGGAAGTTCCAGGAATATGAAGGAATAAAGGTCATGCCCACATTCCATCCCGCGTATTTATTGAGGAACCCGAACGATAAGAAGCTCGTTTGGGAAGATATGAAGAAGGTGCTGAGAGAACTATAG